The following are encoded together in the Lactuca sativa cultivar Salinas chromosome 1, Lsat_Salinas_v11, whole genome shotgun sequence genome:
- the LOC128127399 gene encoding secreted RxLR effector protein 161-like — MEPGNKLSKAEDEPEIDPTQYRKVVGCLRYLLQTRPDMTYAVGVVSRYMQSPRESHGGAIKHILRYLRGTTGYRIKYERIGQRQLIGYSDSSHNVDPDDGRSTTGHIFYYGSSPITWCSQKQDTVALSSCEAEFMAATTTTCKAIWLQDFLGEIMKKAQEKVILKVDNKSEQVEVEYIPGEEQRADILTKPLARTKFKEMRSLIGVEEFSRRT, encoded by the exons ATGGAACCAGGAAATAAATTGTCAAAGGCCGAAGATGAACCCGAAATCGACCCGACACAATATCGAAAGGTGGTAGGATGTCTTAGATATCTCTTGCAAACAAGACCCGATATGACATATGCGGTTGGAGTTGTTAGCCGATACATGCAAAGTCCAAGAGAATCACATGGTGGTGCAATCAAACACATTCTAAGGTACTTACGAGGAACAACTGGATACAGAATCAAGTATGAGAGGATAGGACAAAGGCAACTTATTGGTTATAGTGATAGTAGTCACAATGTTGACCCGGATGACGGAAGAAGCACAACCGGTCACATTTTCTACTATGGGTCATCTCCAATTACATGGTGTTCGCAAAAGCAAGATACCGTTGCTTTATCATCTTGCGAGGCGGAGTTCATGGCAGCCACAACGACCACATGTAAAGCAATATGGCTTCAAGATtttcttggagaaatcatgaagAAAGCGCAAGAGAAAGTGATTCTTAAAGTTGATAACAAATCG GAACAAGTGGAGGTGGAGTATATTCCCGGTGAAGAACAAAGGGCAGATATTCTTACAAAACCTCTAGCTCGAACCAAGTTCAAGGAAATGCGGAGCTTGATCGGGGTTGAAGAATTCTCTAGAAGGACTTAG
- the LOC122195128 gene encoding secreted RxLR effector protein 161-like — translation MEPGNKLSKAEDEPEIDPTQYRKVVGCLRYLLQTRPDMTYAVGVVSRYMQSPRESHGGAIKHILRYLRGTTGYRIKYERIGQRQLIGYSDSSHNVDPDDGRSTTGHIFYYGSSPITWCSQKQDTVALSSCEAEFMAATTTTCKAIWLQDFLGEIMKKAQEKVILKVDNKSEQVEVEYIPGEEQRADILTKPLARTKFKEMRSLIGVEEFSRRT, via the exons ATGGAACCAGGAAATAAATTGTCAAAGGCCGAAGATGAACCCGAAATCGACCCAACACAATATCGAAAGGTGGTAGGATGTCTTAGATATCTCTTGCAAACAAGACCCGATATGACATATGCGGTTGGAGTTGTTAGCCGATACATGCAAAGTCCAAGAGAATCACATGGTGGTGCAATCAAACACATTCTAAGGTACTTACGAGGAACAACTGGATACAGAATCAAGTATGAGAGGATAGGACAAAGGCAACTTATTGGTTATAGTGATAGTAGTCACAATGTTGACCCGGATGACGGAAGAAGCACAACCGGTCACATTTTCTACTATGGGTCATCTCCAATTACATGGTGTTCGCAAAAGCAAGATACCGTTGCTTTATCATCTTGCGAGGCGGAGTTCATGGCAGCCACAACGACCACATGTAAAGCAATATGGCTTCAAGATtttcttggagaaatcatgaagAAAGCGCAAGAGAAAGTGATTCTTAAAGTTGATAACAAATCG GAACAAGTGGAGGTGGAGTATATTCCCGGTGAAGAACAAAGGGCAGATATTCTTACAAAACCTCTAGCTCGAACCAAGTTCAAGGAAATGCGGAGCTTGATCGGGGTTGAAGAATTCTCTAGAAGGACTTAG
- the LOC111913157 gene encoding uncharacterized protein LOC111913157: MDREWGSKPGSGGAASAQNEAIDRRERLRRLALETIDLAKDPYFMRNHLGSYECKLCLTLHNNEGNYLAHTQGKRHQTNLAKRAAREAKDAPAQPQPHKRAVNLRKTVKIGRPGYRVTKQFDPETKQRSLLFQIEYPEIEDLTKPRHRFMSSFEQRVQSFDKNYQFLLFAAEPYEIIGFKVPSTEIDKSTPKFFSHWDPDSKMFTLQLYFKTKPPETNKPQSGGTTNGTSAPGVPPPRPLAPPPQAPPPPPPSSQGSLPPPPPPPMGNGPRPMPPGGNLPAPPPPSYGGGGMQNFTPGGRPGMPPPPPQGFQGHPPPPPPQ, translated from the exons ATGGATAGAGAATGGGGTTCGAAGCCTGGGAGCGGTGGCGCCGCCTCAGCCCAAAACGAAGCCATCGACCGCCGTGAGAGGCTGCGGAGGCTCGCCCTTGAGACCATCGATCTTGCCAAAGATCCATATTTCATGCGCAATCACCTTGGAAG TTACGAGTGCAAGCTATGCTTAACACTGCATAACAATGAGGGGAATTACTTGGCGCACACACAGGGGAAAAGGCATCAGACCAATTTGGCGAAGAGAGCTGCTCGCGAGGCGAAAGATGCTCCTGCACAGCCTCAGCCTCATAAGCGTGCAGTTAATCTCCGAAAGACAG TTAAAATTGGACGCCCTGGTTACAGAGTGACAAAACAGTTTGATCCAGAAACAAAGCAAAGGTCTTTGCTCTTCCAG ATTGAATATCCTGAAATTGAAGATCTTACAAAACCAAGACATCGGTTTATGTCATCATTTGAGCAG agAGTGCAATCTTTTGACAAGAATTATCAGTTTCTTTTATTTGCTGCTGAACCATATGAAATCATCGGATTTAAG GTTCCCAGTACAGAAATTGACAAATCTACCCCTAAGTTCTTCTCTCATTGGGACCCAGATTCCAAAATGTTTACT tTGCAGTTATATTTCAAAACAAAGCCACCGGAGACAAATAAGCCTCAATCAGGTGGAACAACGAATGGAACATCAGCTCCTGGAGTCCCACCACCTCGGCCTCTAGCTCCACCACCACAAGCTCCACCACCGCCACCGCCTTCATCACAAGGATCTTTGCCACCACCTCCGCCTCCTCCAATGGGAAATGGACCACGGCCTATGCCGCCTGGTGGCAACCTCCCTGCACCACCTCCTCCATCTTATGGCGGTGGTGGTATGCAAAACTTCACACCTGGTGGTAGGCCGGGGatgccgccgccaccaccacaaggttttcaagggcatccaccaccaccaccacctcaatgA
- the LOC111913158 gene encoding UDP-glycosyltransferase 73E1, with translation MASPSSDLHFILFPLMAQGHMIPMVDIARMLAQRDVHVTIITTPLNANRYKSVTDRAIKSNLKIQVLELKLPLAEVGLPEGCESFDLIPSTALVVKFFDAIAMLEEPTESMLRRLTPAPSCIISDSGLPWTTGLAKRLNIPRLVFYGPGCYTYLCIHIVANTRILDEIKSDSEYFVLPGLPDRIEVTKPQASDWPKRDSKDRLEMFERIEEAGKAAYGIVVNSFDELEPKYVEEFAKAKDKKVWCIGPVSLCNRSFLDVAERGSKASINEHDCLKWLDLREPGSVVYVCLGSLSYACTEQVIELGLGLELSNKPFIWFIRETNEELKRWLLEEAYEERIKDRGLMVFGWAPQILILSHAAVGGFITHCGWNSTLEGISAGIPMVTWPHFADQFLNERFITDVLKIGVRIGAEVPVSFGERDNLKVMVKREDVKIAVEGLMNDDDEGMARRKRAKELGEMAKRAMEEGGSSHNNMTSMIQAITEEVAKNNKPVQGIM, from the coding sequence ATGGCTTCCCCTTCTTCCGACCTTCACTTTATCTTGTTCCCTCTAATGGCCCAAGGCCATATGATACCCATGGTGGACATTGCCCGAATGCTAGCCCAACGCGATGTTCATGTCACTATAATCACAACTCCACTTAACGCCAACCGTTATAAATCAGTCACAGATCGTGCAATCAAATCTAACCTCAAGATTCAAGTTCTTGAACTCAAACTCCCTTTAGCTGAAGTTGGGTTGCCTGAAGGATGCGAGAGTTTTGACTTGATTCCATCAACTGCACTAGTGGTCAAGTTTTTTGACGCCATTGCCATGTTAGAAGAACCAACTGAAAGCATGCTCCGCCGTTTAACTCCTGCTCCAAGTTGCATCATCTCAGATAGTGGTTTACCATGGACGACAGGTCTCGCTAAGAGGTTAAATattcctaggcttgttttctatgGACCAGGATGCTACACGTATCTATGCATACACATAGTAGCGAATACTAGAATACTTGACGAAATCAAATCCGACTCTGAGTACTTTGTGCTGCCCGGTTTGCCTGACCGGATCGAAGTCACCAAACCCCAGGCTTCTGATTGGCCAAAAAGAGACTCAAAAGATAGATTGGAGATGTTTGAACGTATAGAAGAAGCTGGAAAAGCTGCATATGGGATTGTCGTGAATAGCTTCGATGAGTTAGAGCCCAAGTATGTTGAAGAATTCGCAAAGGCTAAAGATAAAAAGGTGTGGTGTATTGGACCGGTTTCATTATGTAACAGAAGTTTCCTAGATGTAGCCGAAAGAGGTAGCAAGGCTTCCATTAACGAACATGATTGCTTGAAGTGGCTGGATTTAAGAGAACCAGGTTCTGTAGTCTACGTTTGCTTAGGGAGTCTATCGTATGCTTGCACAGAACAAGTCATTGAGCTTGGATTGGGATTGGAGTTATCGAACAAACCGTTTATTTGGTTCATTAGAGAGACAAACGAGGAACTAAAGAGATGGCTCTTGGAAGAAGCATATGAAGAAAGGATCAAAGATAGAGGTTTAATGGTGTTTGGTTGGGCACCACAAATCTTGATACTCTCACATGCAGCGGTTGGGGGTTTCATAACGCATTGTGGGTGGAACTCGACTCTAGAAGGGATTTCTGCTGGGATTCCAATGGTTACATGGCCTCATTTTGCTGACCAATTCCTAAATGAACGATTTATCACAGATGTGTTGAAGATTGGAGTGAGAATTGGTGCGGAGGTTCCTGTTTCTTTTGGGGAGAGAGATAACTTGAAAGTGATGGTTAAGAGGGAAGATGTGAAGATAGCTGTGGAAGGTTTAatgaatgatgatgatgaaggaATGGCAAGAAGAAAGAGAGCTAAAGAGCTTGGGGAAATGGCGAAGAGAGCAATGGAGGAAGGGGGTTCGTCTCACAACAACATGACGTCGATGATTCAAGCAATTACTGAAGAAGTAGCCAAGAACAATAAACCGGTTCAAGGTATTATGTAG